A DNA window from Enoplosus armatus isolate fEnoArm2 chromosome 9, fEnoArm2.hap1, whole genome shotgun sequence contains the following coding sequences:
- the prelid3a gene encoding PRELI domain containing protein 3A, translating to MKIWSTEHVFSYPWETVIKAAMRKYPNPMNPNVVGVDVLDRSLDEEGRLHSHRLLSTEWGLPGIVRAILGTSHTQTYVKEHSIVDPEEKKMELCSTNITLTNLISVDERLLYRPHPDNPEVTVLTQEAIITVKGVSLSSYLEGMMARRMSANARKGWDAIEWIIQNSERENVPLCDIY from the exons atgaaaatttggAGCACGGAGCATGTTTTCAG TTACCCATGGGAGACGGTGATCAAGGCTGCCATGAGGAAGTACCCAAACCCCATGAACCCTAACGTGGTCGGGGTGGACGTGCTGGACCGCAGTCTGGATGAAGAGGGACGCCTGCACAGCCACAGACTCCTCAGCACAGAGTGGGGTCTCCCAGGCATTGTGCGAGCG atACTGGGAACCAGCCATACGCAGACGTATGTGAAGGAACACTCCATAGTCGACccagaggagaaaaagatggagCTGTGCTCCACAAAC ATTACTCTCACCAACCTGATTTCAGTGGATGAGAGGCTTCTTTACAGACCACATCCAGACAACCCTGAGGT TACCGTCCTGACCCAGGAGGCCATCATTACAGTCAAGGGAGTGAGTTTAAGCAGTTACCTGGAGGGGATGATGGCCAGGAGAATGTCAGCTAACGCCAGGAAg GGTTGGGATGCTATTGAGTGGATTATTCAGAACTCTGAAAGAGAGAACGTACCTCTCTGTGACATTTACTAA
- the elovl4a gene encoding elongation of very long chain fatty acids protein 4a isoform X2, which translates to MEIVTHLINDTIEFYKWTLTIADKRVEKWPLMENPLPTLAISTSYLLFLWLGPKYMKNREPFQLRKTLIVYNFSMVFLNFFIFKELFMAARAASYSYICQPVDYSDDPNEVRVAGALWWYFVSKGIEYLDTVFFILRKKFNQVTFLHVYHHCTMFTLWWIGIKWVAGGQSFFGAHMNAAIHVLMYLYYGLASCGPKIQKYLWWKKYLTIIQMIQFHVTIGHTALSLYVNCDFPHWMHYSLICYAITFIILFGNFYYQTYRRQQPRRDASSASKAGKALSNGTLNGLSKAANGAVVAASKEEKPQENSGRRKRKGRAKRD; encoded by the exons ATGGAGATTGTCACACATTTAATTAATGACACCATAGAATTCTACAAATGGACCCTAACTATTGCAG ACAAGCGGGTGGAGAAATGGCCTCTGATGGAGAACCCCCTGCCCACGCTGGCCATCAGCACCTCCTACCTGCTGTTCCTCTGGCTGGGGCCCAAATACATGAAGAACAGAGAGCCCTTCCAGCTCCGCAAAACCCTCATTGTCTACAACTTCAGCATGGTCTTCCTCAACTTCTTCATCTTTAAAGAG CTGTTTATGGCAGCACGGGCGGCAAGCTACAGTTACATTTGTCAACCGGTGGACTACTCAGACGACCCCAATGAAGTCAGG GTGGCAGGAGCTCTGTGGTGGTATTTCGTCTCGAAGGGCATTGAGTATCTGGACACGGTGTTTTTCATCCTGAGGAAAAAATTCAACCAGGTTACTTTCCTGCACGTCTACCACCACTGCACCATGTTCACGCTCTGGTGGATCGGCATCAAATGGGTGGCAGGAGGACAGT CATTCTTTGGTGCACACATGAACGCAGCAATCCACGTCTTGATGTACCTGTATTATGGCCTGGCCTCCTGTGGACCTAAGATCCAGAAGTacctgtggtggaagaagtacttgaCTATCATCCAGATG ATCCAGTTCCACGTCACCATCGGCCACACAGCCTTGTCCCTCTACGTCAACTGCGACTTCCCCCACTGGATGCACTACTCCCTCATCTGCTATGCCATCACTTTCATCATCCTCTTCGGCAACTTCTACTACCAGACCTACCGCCGCCAGCAGCCCAGGCGCGACGCCTCCTCCGCCTCCAAAGCAGGCAAGGCCCTCTCTAATGGGACCCTCAACGGGCTCAGCAAGGCCGCCAACGGAGCAGTGGTGGCGGCGAGCAAAGAGGAGAAGCCCCAGGAGAACTCtggcaggagaaagaggaaaggaagagctaaaagagattag
- the elovl4a gene encoding elongation of very long chain fatty acids protein 4a isoform X1 gives MEIVTHLINDTIEFYKWTLTIADKRVEKWPLMENPLPTLAISTSYLLFLWLGPKYMKNREPFQLRKTLIVYNFSMVFLNFFIFKELFMAARAASYSYICQPVDYSDDPNEVRVAGALWWYFVSKGIEYLDTVFFILRKKFNQVTFLHVYHHCTMFTLWWIGIKWVAGGQSFFGAHMNAAIHVLMYLYYGLASCGPKIQKYLWWKKYLTIIQMIQFHVTIGHTALSLYVNCDFPHWMHYSLICYAITFIILFGNFYYQTYRRQQPRRDASSASKAGKALSNGTLNGLSKAKPQENSGRRKRKGRAKRD, from the exons ATGGAGATTGTCACACATTTAATTAATGACACCATAGAATTCTACAAATGGACCCTAACTATTGCAG ACAAGCGGGTGGAGAAATGGCCTCTGATGGAGAACCCCCTGCCCACGCTGGCCATCAGCACCTCCTACCTGCTGTTCCTCTGGCTGGGGCCCAAATACATGAAGAACAGAGAGCCCTTCCAGCTCCGCAAAACCCTCATTGTCTACAACTTCAGCATGGTCTTCCTCAACTTCTTCATCTTTAAAGAG CTGTTTATGGCAGCACGGGCGGCAAGCTACAGTTACATTTGTCAACCGGTGGACTACTCAGACGACCCCAATGAAGTCAGG GTGGCAGGAGCTCTGTGGTGGTATTTCGTCTCGAAGGGCATTGAGTATCTGGACACGGTGTTTTTCATCCTGAGGAAAAAATTCAACCAGGTTACTTTCCTGCACGTCTACCACCACTGCACCATGTTCACGCTCTGGTGGATCGGCATCAAATGGGTGGCAGGAGGACAGT CATTCTTTGGTGCACACATGAACGCAGCAATCCACGTCTTGATGTACCTGTATTATGGCCTGGCCTCCTGTGGACCTAAGATCCAGAAGTacctgtggtggaagaagtacttgaCTATCATCCAGATG ATCCAGTTCCACGTCACCATCGGCCACACAGCCTTGTCCCTCTACGTCAACTGCGACTTCCCCCACTGGATGCACTACTCCCTCATCTGCTATGCCATCACTTTCATCATCCTCTTCGGCAACTTCTACTACCAGACCTACCGCCGCCAGCAGCCCAGGCGCGACGCCTCCTCCGCCTCCAAAGCAGGCAAGGCCCTCTCTAATGGGACCCTCAACGGGCTCAGCAAGGCC AAGCCCCAGGAGAACTCtggcaggagaaagaggaaaggaagagctaaaagagattag
- the LOC139290654 gene encoding microtubule cross-linking factor 3-like gives MQTKSASPPASEPELSPEPDSPQPAPQPDQRLQEEIEKVEDENEDLKTEIEEMRAEMDEMRDTFYEEDACQLQDMRRELERANKNCRILQYRLKKAERKRLRFAESGQVDGELLRSLEQDLKVAKDVSVRLHHELENVEEKRMKTEEENEKLRQQLIEVEVTKQALQNELEKTKELSLKRKGSKDGQRAERKAPQTPIEEENDDLKCQLAFIKEEAVLMRKKMAKIDKEKDRLEQELQKYRSFYGDVDSPLPKGEAGGPPTTRESELKLRLRLVEEEANILGRKIVELEVENRGLKAELDDMRENSLVAAGLDGSGSGGQQCREQGEALSELRQQLQLVEDEAELLRRNLADVEEENKKVTGELNKLKYKAGSHEPGLRHGGADPAKVEGLQEELKTARLQINELSGKVMQLQYENRVLLSNMQRYDLASHLGIRGSPRDSDAESDGGRDDDTPSASASSPRLLPPHRKREGPIGGESDSDEVRNIRCLTPTRSLYSPVDSRFLSRSLKDRQQMIDIRIEAERLGRTIDRLIADTSTIITEARVYVTNGELFARLDEDEEGGRIREHELLYRINAQMKAFRKELQGFIDRLDVPKQEDKQAEEPLSMFQPIILLILILVLFSSLSYATIFKLVFLFTLFFVL, from the exons ATGCAGACGAAATCAGCATCTCCGCCGGCCTCAGAGCCGGAGCTGTCCCCCGAGCCCGACAGTCCACAACCGGCTCCACAGCCAGACCAGAGACTACAGGAGGAGATAGAGAAGGTGGAGGATGAAAACGAGGATCTAAAG ACTGAAATCGAGGAGATGCGGGCAGAGATGGATGAGATGCGGGACACCTTCTATGAGGAAGACGCGTGCCAGCTGCAGGACATGcgcagagagctggagagagccAACAAGAACTGTCGGATCCTTCAGTACCGACTGAAGAAGGCCGAGAGGAAGAGGCTCCGGTTTGCGGAGAGTGGCCAGGTGGATGGAGAGCTGCTCAGAAGTCTGGAGCAAGACCTCAAG GTGGCGAAGGATGTGTCTGTGCGCCTGCACCATGAACTGGAGaatgtggaggagaagaggatgaagacggaggaggagaatgagaagCTGAGGCAGCAGCTGATAGAGGTAGAGGTCACCAAGCAGGCCCTGCAGAATGAACTGGAGAAAACCAAAGAG ctctcacttaaaagaaaaggaagtaaggatggacagagagcagagagaaaggctCCACAGACCCCAATTGAG GAAGAAAATGATGATTTGAAATGCCAGCTGGCCTTCATCAAGGAGGAGGCCGTCTtaatgaggaagaaaatggcAAAGATTGACAAGGAGAAGGACAGACTGGAGCAGGAGCTGCAGAAGTACCGCTCCTTCTATGGGGACGTGGACAGCCCGCTGCCTAAAGGTGAGGCCGGAGGGCCTCCTACCACCCGAGAGTCAGAGCTGAAACTCCGCTTACgcctggtggaggaggaggcgaacATCTTGGGGAGAAAGATTGTGGAGCTTGAGGTGGAGAACAGGGGGCTGAAGGCTGAACTGGACGACATGAGGGAGAACAG tcTGGTGGCAGCAGGACTGGACGGCTCTGGTAGCGGAGGTCAACAGTGCAGAGAGCAGGGCGAGGCCCTTTCAGAGCTGAGGCAGCAGCTTCAGCTGGTGGAGGACGAGGCCGAGCTCCTCCGCAGGAATTTAGCAgatgtggaagaagaaaacaaaaag GTGACAGGTGAACTCAACAAACTCAAATACAAGGCCGGATCCCATGAACCTGGATTGAGACATGGAGGag ctgaccCCGCTAAAGTAGAGGGCctccaggaggagctgaaaaCAGCGCGTCTGCAGATCAATGAACTGAGTGGCAAAGTTATGCAGCTCCAGTACGAGAACCGTGTGCTGCTCTCCAACATGCAGCGCTATGACCTGGCATCCCACCTGGGCATCCGCGGCAGCCCTCGGGACAGCGATGCAGAGAGTGACGGAGGGCGGGACGACGACACCCCCTCTGCCTCAGCTTCCTCCCCTCGCCTCCTCCCGCCCCACCGCAAGCGCGAGGGCCCCATTGGAGGGGAGAGTGACTCAGATGAGGTGAGGAACATCCGCTGCCTCACCCCGACACGTTCCCTTTACTCACCCGTAGACAGCCGTTTTTTATCCAGAAGCCTGAAGGACCGGCAGCAGATGATAGACATCCGCATTGAGGCGGAGAGGCTGGGCCGGACCATCGACAGGCTCATCGCTGACACCAGCACTATCATCACTGAGGCCCGGGTATATGTCACCAACGGGGAGCTGTTTGCCAGgctggatgaggatgaggaaggtGGCAG GATCAGAGAGCATGAGCTCCTGTATCGTATCAACGCCCAGATGAAGGCCTTCAGGAAGGAGTTACAGGGATTCATAGACCGACTGGACGTCCCCAAGCAGGAGGATAAACAGGCAGAGGAGCCACTGTCT ATGTTTCAGCCCATTATTTTGCTGATCCTCATCCTTGTTCTGTTTTCCTCACTCTCTTATGCCACCATTTTTAAATTGGTATTCCTTTTCACCCTGTTCTTTGTTCTGTAA